Proteins encoded in a region of the Schaalia hyovaginalis genome:
- a CDS encoding chorismate mutase: protein MSATPGARAPRPDEELPVELLEARATIDNIDAALIHVLAERFRCTQRVGHIKARHDLPPADPAREARQVARLRALAEESGLDPDFAEKFLAFMVKEVIRHHEDIKAGYRADS from the coding sequence ATGAGCGCGACTCCCGGTGCCCGGGCCCCCCGTCCCGACGAGGAACTGCCCGTCGAACTCCTTGAAGCGCGCGCGACGATCGACAACATCGACGCGGCCCTCATCCACGTCCTCGCCGAGCGCTTCCGCTGCACGCAGCGCGTCGGGCACATCAAGGCCCGCCACGATCTGCCCCCCGCGGACCCGGCGCGCGAGGCCCGGCAGGTCGCCCGCCTGCGCGCCCTCGCCGAAGAATCGGGCCTCGATCCCGACTTCGCCGAGAAATTCCTCGCCTTCATGGTCAAGGAAGTGATCCGCCACCACGAGGACATCAAAGCGGGCTACCGGGCGGATTCCTGA
- a CDS encoding AMP-dependent synthetase/ligase has protein sequence MPDGAAIDEGAETIDSGGATNALEWHAPVLVRIDESLTIPRLLEDRVKRSARRPLILRKQPVADTWRPISARAFYEEVQQVAAGLIGLGLEPGARLAIMSRTRYEWTLLDYASWTAGLVPVPIYETSSIEQIAFVLTDAAVDFVVTETVTMAELVRAAAQRAGRDGLRVLSLDSDALATIVAEGSAVTRTEVASRTNGLSTSSIATIVYTSGTTGRPKGTVLSHGNFTELCVNSHAWMPEIAMSAESRLLLFLPLAHVFARFLEVFQLSGEGVLGHVPSIKSLLPDLASFKPSYLLVVPRVLEKIYNSADAKASAGAKKRVFRWAARTAIEYSKALDTPEGPSRSLKAQRALADRLVYQTILKLVGGNADYIISGGAPLAPWLAHFYRGLGIPVLEGYGLTETVGPVAVSTPRLAKIATVGTPLPPTSVKISEEGEVLIKGPSVFVEYHNDPEATAAAFTEDGWFRTGDLGSLDRDGYLSITGRAKEIIVTAGGKNVSPASLENELRAHPLVSQVLVVGDQRPFISALITLDEEMLPAWLSAHGLPTMSVAQAATNIEVLASLDKAVERANEHVSRAESIRKITVLATDFTEANGLLTPSLKVKRKEALTRFAPEIDEMYGGPVEAGH, from the coding sequence ATGCCCGACGGCGCCGCGATCGACGAGGGCGCTGAGACGATCGATTCGGGCGGTGCGACGAACGCCTTGGAATGGCATGCCCCCGTCCTCGTGAGGATCGACGAGTCGCTGACGATCCCTCGTCTCCTCGAGGACCGTGTGAAGCGCTCTGCGCGCCGCCCGCTCATCCTGCGCAAGCAGCCCGTCGCCGACACGTGGCGCCCGATCTCGGCCCGGGCCTTCTACGAGGAGGTCCAGCAGGTCGCCGCCGGCCTCATCGGACTCGGGCTCGAGCCGGGCGCCCGCCTCGCGATCATGTCGCGCACCCGCTACGAGTGGACTCTCCTCGACTACGCGAGCTGGACCGCAGGCCTCGTGCCCGTGCCGATCTACGAGACGAGTTCGATCGAGCAGATCGCATTCGTGCTCACCGACGCCGCTGTCGACTTCGTCGTGACGGAGACGGTGACGATGGCCGAGCTCGTCCGGGCGGCCGCTCAACGGGCAGGCCGGGACGGCCTGCGGGTCCTCTCCCTCGATTCCGACGCGCTCGCCACGATCGTCGCCGAGGGCAGCGCCGTGACCCGCACGGAAGTCGCGTCGCGGACGAACGGGCTTTCGACCTCGTCGATCGCGACGATCGTCTACACCTCGGGGACGACGGGCCGGCCGAAGGGCACGGTGCTCTCGCACGGCAACTTCACCGAGCTGTGCGTGAACTCGCACGCCTGGATGCCGGAGATCGCGATGTCCGCGGAGTCGCGCCTCCTCCTCTTCCTCCCCCTCGCCCACGTCTTCGCGAGGTTCCTCGAGGTCTTCCAGCTGTCGGGCGAGGGCGTCCTCGGTCACGTGCCGTCGATCAAGTCCCTCCTTCCCGATCTGGCGTCCTTCAAGCCGAGCTACCTCCTCGTCGTCCCGCGCGTCTTGGAGAAGATCTACAACTCCGCGGACGCGAAGGCCTCCGCGGGAGCGAAGAAGCGGGTGTTCCGCTGGGCGGCGCGCACGGCGATCGAGTATTCGAAGGCCCTCGACACCCCCGAGGGCCCGTCCCGTTCCCTCAAGGCCCAGCGTGCGCTCGCCGACAGGCTCGTCTATCAGACGATCCTCAAACTGGTCGGCGGGAATGCCGACTACATCATCTCCGGCGGAGCGCCGCTGGCCCCCTGGCTCGCGCATTTCTACCGGGGCCTCGGCATCCCCGTGCTTGAGGGCTACGGGCTCACGGAGACCGTCGGCCCTGTCGCCGTCTCCACCCCGCGTCTGGCGAAGATCGCGACCGTGGGCACCCCGCTGCCGCCGACTTCGGTGAAGATCTCCGAGGAGGGGGAAGTCCTCATCAAGGGCCCTTCCGTCTTCGTCGAGTACCACAACGACCCGGAGGCGACGGCGGCGGCCTTCACCGAGGACGGGTGGTTCCGCACGGGCGATCTCGGGTCGCTCGACCGGGACGGGTATCTTTCGATCACGGGCCGCGCGAAGGAGATCATCGTGACCGCGGGCGGCAAGAACGTCTCGCCCGCGTCCTTGGAGAACGAGTTGCGCGCTCACCCGCTCGTCTCCCAGGTCCTCGTCGTCGGCGATCAGCGCCCCTTCATCTCGGCGCTCATCACCCTGGATGAGGAGATGCTGCCCGCGTGGCTGTCCGCCCACGGCCTGCCGACCATGTCGGTCGCGCAGGCGGCGACGAACATCGAGGTGCTCGCCTCCCTCGACAAGGCGGTCGAGCGCGCGAACGAGCACGTGTCGCGCGCCGAGTCGATCCGCAAGATCACCGTCCTCGCGACCGACTTCACCGAAGCGAACGGCCTGCTCACGCCGTCCCTCAAGGTGAAGCGCAAAGAGGCTCTCACGCGCTTCGCCCCCGAAATCGATGAGATGTACGGCGGGCCTGTCGAAGCGGGGCACTGA
- the valS gene encoding valine--tRNA ligase: protein MGERPDTTPTRVPAPNAPDRVGAEGLEAKWGELWEKEGTYAFDRSAVREEVYSIDTPPPTVSGSLHVGHVFSYTHTDVVARYQRMTGKAVFYPMGWDDNGLPTERRVQNYYGVRVDPTLPYVEDFTPPHEGGEGKSIKARDQLPISRKNFVELCERLTVEDEAQFEALWRYLGLSVDWKQNYQTIGAKARKIAQAAFLKNLERGEAYQSEAPGLWDITFQTAVAQAELESREYPGFYHRLAFHITDPAAAATAAEAGAPIENGVDVYIETTRPELLGACVALVAHPDDERYKPLFGTTVASPVFGVEVPVLAHPAAEMDKGAGIAMCCTFGDTTDIDWWRDLDLPLRAILRKDGRIQVEVPEWITAPAGVAAFEAIAGKTTYSAREALVEMLRESGEMSGEPVKTVRQTNFFEKGDKPLEIVTSRQWYIRNGGKPWTNPASGADLNAELVGRGRDLEFHPDFMRVRYENWVTGLNNDWLVSRQRFFGVPFPLWYEVDANGEVDYSKVITPSFEALPVDPSSDVPEGYTEEQRGQAGGFVGELDIMDTWATSSLSPELACGWLVDEDLFSRTYPMDLRPQGQDIIRTWLFSTVVRANLEFGALPWKHAGISGWILDPDHKKMSKSKGNVVTPMGLLEKYGSDAVRYWAASARLGLDATFDEQQMKIGRRLAIKVLNASKFALTMGGEGADLDLDPARITADLDRSVIAELRRVIETASQALASYDHSRALEVTESFFWTFCDDYLELVKERAYNRDGKWSEDEAASARAALALVIDNVIRLLAPYLPYVTEEVWSWYRTGSIHRSAWPTAALLESVGGDPAVLSTASATLIALRRVKSEAKVSPRTPFLAVRLEAPADSLTALESVRADLAAASKIEGPFDLVALSGEADPEIGARVASFELGEAPAKKKG from the coding sequence ATGGGCGAGCGTCCCGACACCACCCCGACCCGCGTTCCCGCCCCGAATGCGCCCGACCGCGTCGGCGCCGAGGGCCTGGAGGCCAAGTGGGGGGAGCTCTGGGAGAAGGAGGGCACCTACGCCTTCGACCGGAGCGCCGTCCGCGAGGAGGTCTACTCGATCGATACCCCTCCGCCGACCGTTTCGGGATCCCTGCACGTCGGCCACGTCTTCTCCTACACGCACACCGACGTCGTGGCGCGCTACCAGCGCATGACGGGCAAGGCCGTGTTCTACCCGATGGGGTGGGATGACAACGGCCTGCCGACCGAGCGCCGCGTCCAGAACTACTACGGCGTGCGCGTCGACCCGACCCTGCCCTACGTCGAGGATTTCACCCCGCCGCACGAGGGCGGTGAGGGCAAGTCGATCAAGGCGCGCGATCAGCTCCCGATCTCGCGCAAGAACTTCGTGGAACTGTGCGAGCGCCTCACGGTCGAGGACGAGGCCCAGTTCGAAGCGCTCTGGCGCTACCTCGGTCTTTCCGTCGACTGGAAGCAGAACTACCAGACCATCGGCGCGAAGGCCCGGAAGATCGCCCAGGCCGCGTTCCTCAAGAACCTCGAGCGCGGCGAGGCCTACCAGTCCGAGGCGCCGGGCCTGTGGGACATCACCTTCCAGACGGCGGTCGCACAGGCCGAGCTCGAGTCGCGCGAGTACCCGGGCTTCTACCACCGACTCGCCTTCCACATCACCGACCCGGCGGCCGCGGCGACGGCCGCCGAGGCCGGGGCGCCGATCGAGAACGGCGTCGACGTCTACATCGAGACGACCCGTCCGGAGCTGCTCGGTGCCTGCGTCGCCCTCGTCGCGCATCCCGATGACGAGCGCTACAAGCCGCTCTTCGGCACGACCGTCGCATCGCCGGTCTTCGGCGTCGAGGTCCCGGTCCTCGCCCATCCGGCCGCCGAGATGGACAAGGGGGCCGGCATCGCGATGTGCTGCACCTTCGGCGACACGACCGATATCGATTGGTGGCGCGACCTCGATCTTCCCCTGCGCGCGATCCTGCGCAAGGACGGGCGCATCCAGGTCGAAGTGCCCGAGTGGATCACGGCTCCCGCCGGCGTCGCCGCCTTCGAGGCGATCGCGGGCAAGACGACCTACTCGGCCCGCGAGGCACTCGTCGAAATGCTCCGCGAATCCGGTGAGATGAGCGGCGAGCCGGTGAAGACCGTCCGTCAGACGAACTTCTTCGAGAAGGGCGACAAGCCGCTCGAGATCGTCACTTCGCGCCAGTGGTACATCCGCAACGGCGGCAAGCCCTGGACGAACCCGGCTTCCGGGGCGGACCTCAACGCCGAGCTCGTCGGGCGGGGCCGCGACCTCGAGTTCCATCCGGACTTCATGCGCGTGCGCTACGAGAACTGGGTGACGGGCCTGAACAACGACTGGCTCGTCTCGCGCCAGCGCTTCTTCGGCGTCCCCTTCCCGCTGTGGTACGAGGTCGATGCGAACGGCGAAGTCGACTACTCGAAGGTCATCACGCCCTCCTTCGAGGCCCTTCCGGTGGATCCGTCGAGCGACGTGCCCGAGGGCTACACGGAGGAGCAGCGCGGGCAGGCCGGCGGCTTCGTCGGGGAGCTCGACATCATGGACACCTGGGCGACCTCGTCCCTGTCGCCCGAGCTCGCCTGCGGCTGGCTCGTCGACGAGGACCTCTTCTCGCGCACCTACCCGATGGATCTGCGCCCTCAGGGCCAGGACATCATCCGCACCTGGCTGTTCTCGACCGTCGTGCGGGCGAACCTCGAGTTCGGCGCGCTGCCCTGGAAGCACGCGGGCATCTCCGGCTGGATCCTCGATCCGGATCACAAGAAGATGTCGAAGTCGAAGGGCAATGTCGTCACCCCCATGGGGCTGCTCGAGAAGTACGGTTCGGACGCGGTCCGCTACTGGGCGGCCTCGGCGCGCCTCGGACTGGATGCGACCTTCGACGAGCAGCAGATGAAGATCGGCCGCAGGCTGGCGATCAAGGTCCTCAACGCCTCGAAGTTCGCCCTCACTATGGGCGGCGAGGGCGCGGACCTCGACCTTGATCCCGCCCGCATCACGGCGGACCTCGACCGTTCCGTCATCGCCGAGCTCCGGCGCGTCATCGAGACGGCCTCTCAGGCCCTCGCCTCCTACGATCACTCGCGCGCGCTCGAGGTCACCGAGTCCTTCTTCTGGACCTTCTGCGACGACTACCTCGAACTGGTCAAGGAGCGCGCCTACAACCGCGACGGCAAGTGGTCCGAGGACGAGGCGGCCTCCGCGAGGGCGGCGCTCGCGCTCGTCATCGACAATGTCATCCGTCTGCTCGCCCCCTACCTCCCCTACGTCACCGAAGAGGTGTGGAGCTGGTACCGGACGGGCTCGATCCACCGTTCCGCATGGCCGACCGCGGCCCTCCTCGAATCGGTCGGCGGCGATCCGGCGGTCCTGTCAACGGCTTCGGCGACCCTCATCGCCCTGCGCCGCGTGAAGTCCGAGGCGAAGGTCTCCCCCCGCACGCCCTTCCTCGCGGTGAGGCTCGAGGCCCCCGCCGATTCGCTCACCGCCCTCGAGTCCGTGCGGGCGGATCTCGCCGCGGCGTCCAAGATCGAAGGCCCCTTCGATCTCGTCGCTCTGTCCGGCGAGGCGGATCCCGAGATCGGCGCGCGCGTCGCCTCCTTCGAGCTGGGTGAGGCTCCGGCGAAGAAGAAGGGCTGA
- the clpX gene encoding ATP-dependent Clp protease ATP-binding subunit ClpX: protein MARLTDGAELLKCSFCGKSQKQVRKLIGGSGVYICDECIELCNEIIEEELGDKPQESEATPLPKPREINDFLDSWVIGQDRAKRALSVAVYNHYKRVRSREAGNEEDMLGTKSNILLLGPTGTGKTHLARSLARLLKVPFAIVDATALTEAGYVGEDVENILLRLIQEADGDIKKAERGIIYVDEIDKIGRKGENASITRDVSGEGVQQALLKIIEGTVASVPPQGGRKHPHQQFLEIDTSGILFIAAGAFAGIEDIVKARMGRRSTGFGSDLKSDAEMGDLYESVTPEDLHKFGMIPEFIGRLPILTSTKELTEEDLVRVLTEPTNSLVRQYQHLFDLDGIDLEFTHEALLAIAALANTRGTGARGLASIMEITLADLMFELPSRDDVARVVITREYVAGQGDPELYAERASGARSA, encoded by the coding sequence GTGGCTCGTTTGACCGATGGAGCAGAACTGCTCAAGTGCTCCTTCTGCGGGAAGAGCCAGAAGCAGGTGCGCAAGCTCATCGGCGGCTCCGGCGTATACATCTGCGATGAGTGCATCGAGCTGTGCAACGAGATCATCGAAGAGGAACTCGGGGACAAGCCCCAGGAGAGCGAAGCGACGCCCCTGCCCAAGCCCCGGGAGATCAACGACTTCCTCGACTCCTGGGTCATCGGGCAGGACCGCGCCAAGCGCGCCCTCTCCGTCGCCGTCTACAACCACTACAAGCGCGTCCGCTCCCGCGAAGCCGGCAACGAGGAGGACATGCTCGGGACGAAATCGAACATCCTCCTCCTCGGCCCGACCGGCACCGGTAAGACGCACCTGGCGCGCTCACTCGCCCGACTCCTCAAGGTCCCCTTCGCGATCGTCGACGCCACTGCGCTGACCGAGGCGGGATACGTCGGCGAGGACGTGGAGAACATCCTCCTGCGCCTCATCCAGGAGGCCGACGGGGACATCAAGAAGGCCGAGCGGGGCATCATCTACGTCGATGAGATCGACAAGATCGGCCGTAAGGGCGAGAACGCCTCGATCACCCGCGATGTCTCCGGCGAGGGCGTCCAGCAGGCGCTCCTGAAGATCATCGAAGGGACCGTCGCCTCGGTTCCCCCGCAGGGCGGGCGCAAGCACCCCCACCAGCAGTTCCTCGAAATCGACACCTCGGGGATCCTCTTCATCGCGGCGGGCGCCTTCGCGGGGATCGAGGACATCGTCAAGGCGCGAATGGGGCGCCGTTCGACGGGATTCGGATCCGACCTGAAGTCCGATGCGGAGATGGGCGATCTCTACGAGTCCGTCACCCCGGAGGACCTCCACAAGTTCGGCATGATCCCGGAGTTCATCGGGCGCCTCCCGATCCTCACCTCGACGAAGGAGCTCACCGAGGAGGATCTCGTGCGCGTCCTCACCGAGCCCACCAATTCCCTCGTGCGCCAGTATCAGCATCTGTTCGATCTGGACGGCATCGACCTCGAATTCACCCACGAAGCCCTGCTCGCGATCGCCGCCCTCGCCAATACGCGGGGAACCGGGGCCCGCGGTCTCGCCTCGATCATGGAGATCACCCTGGCCGACCTCATGTTCGAACTGCCCAGCCGGGATGACGTCGCCCGAGTCGTCATCACGCGCGAATACGTCGCAGGGCAGGGCGATCCGGAACTGTACGCGGAACGTGCGAGCGGCGCACGCAGCGCCTGA